In Campylobacter porcelli, the sequence CAACTCATTAGCTAGTGGTTTTTTTGAAATGATTACGAGTGAGATTTTAGGAGAACAAGGTTTAATCCTTGATGTTACTACTGGCAATCAAACTCTAGATAAGAAAATCGAGGATATGTATTTTAACTGGGAGAGCCAGTGCTGTCCTTATGGGGTCTATGATTTTGAAGATATAGAGGAGATGGCAGTTATATCATTTTATAGAGATGGCGAGGTATTCATAAGACTACATAAAAATAGCTCTTTACAAATAGAGCTAATAGATGCTAATTTAATCGATAATAACTACACAAATGAAGCTAAAAATATAAAATACGGAATAGAGAGGGCAAAAGATAGCCTAAAACCAATTTTTTACTATGTTAGAAAAAATGACAAAGAGCTTTTAAAAATTCCAGCTGATGAGATGATACATATTAAAAAATCTCTCATACCACAGCAATTCCGTGGTATCTCAAAAATGGCAAGTAGTATCATAGATATAGAAGACAAAGATCGCCTAAGAAGCAGTGAGCTTGATCGTGCGACTTTGTCATCAAAGATAACGGGATTTTTTATCCGTAAAAATGATGATAGCATTAGCTTTGATGAAGAAGATGCTACTACAACTGAGCTAACCCTACCTACTAAAGCTGAAGTTGGCAAAATGAGCGTATTAGATGAAGATATGGATGTCAAATTTGTAGATAGCCACGCTCCACAAAATATAGAGTATTATCTAAAAAGCACTGATAGAGAAGTAGCAAGAAGTTTAGGAGTTAGCTATCACACTTATACTGGTGATTTAAGAGAAGTTAATTACAGCTCAATCCGCCAAGGCACAACAAGCGAAAGGCGAAATTTCAGAAGATTTCAAGGCTTTTTACGGCGTAAATTCCACGCACCTGTATTTAAAGCTTGGTGTGAGTGTGAGCTGCTAAATGGAGCAATTACCACAAGTGAATATAAAAAAGTGGTATCAAACTTTACATTTAAACCTCAAGGCTGGGAGTATATAGACCCTACTAAAGAGGTTAATGCCAATAAAGTTGCTATTGATAGCGGATTTAAAAGCATAACGGAGGTATTGCGTGAAAAAGGAATATAACATGATAATTTCATAAGTGATTTAAATAAAGATTTACAAATCGTAGAGCTTTTAAATAAAATTAAACAAACAAAGGAGATTAAATCTTGAATATAGAAGATCTAGGTAATGTAAGAGAGTTTGAAGTAAGCATATCAAATAGTGCTTTTAATGATAATGATAAGACAATTACCTTTATAGCTCTTAGCAAGGACAACTTGCATAAAAGAGTGGATTTGTGGGGCGAAGAGTATTACCTTAGCGTTGATACTGCTAAGGTAAATTTTGAGGCGACTACACTTTTTAAAGATCATAAAGTAAGCTTTGATAATGCTATAGGCAAGATCATAGAGACTAAATTTGAAAATGGCAATTTCAAAGTAAAGGTCAAATTTGATGACAATATCAAAGAGAGCCGTGAAGCTTACGCTAAATATAAATTTGGTCTTAGTGATAGTGTCAGCGTGGGATTTGGTGATTATGAGATTAAAGAGCTTGACAAGATTGATGGTATTAAGCATTTTGAGATAGTAAAAGGCAGTATAATCGAGCTTAGTGCCGTTTGGCAAGGAGCCGACCCAAACGCCAAAACGACAGCTAAATTTAATAGACAAAAGGAGATAAACAAAATGAGCGATGAGGTAGTAATGCAAAACGCAGAACCAAAACAGACAAAGCTAAGTGGGGAGCTAAACAATACAGCTAAGCTAGAAGCTTTAAAAGCAGAGCAAAACTCTATTATAGAGTTAGGCGAACTTATGGGTATGAATGCTTTAGCCCTAAGCGCTATCAAATCAGGCAAAAGCTACAATGAATTTAAAGAAGAGGTAAAAATAAATAAAACACAAAATAACAAATACGAAACAGTCCATTTTAATAAAAATTCTAAAAAAGAAGATATCAAAGCCTTCAGCCTTGCTAATATTTTAAGGCACTATTGATAATAGCATAGACCTTGATTATGAAAATAGCTACCAAGGAAGTAACGGATTTAGCTTACCTAATGAGTTTATAGCTAAGTTTGCAAGTATAAGTACCACCGCAAACACTGCTATTATAGAAAACGCTTATAGGGGTGATCTATTTATAGCAGATCTTAAAAAAGAGAGTGGAATTTTAGATAAATTAACATGGCTAGAAAATCTAAGCTCAAATATAGATATACCAAGGGATAATTCAAATATACAAGCTGAGTTTATAAATGAAGGAGCTAGTGCGGCAGAGCAAAATACCAGCTTTGATACTATATCGCTAAGACCAAATACGCTAAGTGCTAAAGTAACAATCACTAGAAAAATGCTTTTAATGTCTAGTATTGACCTTGAAAACTATGTTTATACACAAATGAGAACGGCGATCAGGCGCAAATTAGAAACCCAGCTATTTTATGGTAAAACAATAATAAAGGGTATATTTGAAATAAGTGGTATTCCTAGCATAGAAGGATATTTAACCGCCCCAACATTAGCTAAAACGCTTGAGTTTAGCTCAAAGCTATATGAGAATGAAATTGATACTACTAATGTTAATTTTGTTTTAAATGGGACTTCAGCTAACACACTAAGAGCTACAAGTAGAGAAAACGGCACAGAGAGAAAATTACTCGAAGGTAATGATTTACAAGGTTATAATATTTTACAAAGTTTTGCGATAAAAAACGGCGATATCATATTTGGCGATTTTAGCAAAATTTTTGCTGGTAGCTTTGGAAGTCTTGAAGTAATGCTACGCCTAGTATCTGGTGGAAGTATAGAGATAGAGGCATTCTTTGAAGTAGATATGAAACTAGCTAAAGAGAGCGCATTTGTAGTCTCAAAAACAAGCGCGTAAGCCAAGAGTAAAGCGTGGCGAAACTAGTTTTACTAGTGAGCCACCCCTTAGAAGGCTTTTTCAAGGGGATAGGGGTTGTTAAGGGGGAAGGGCAAGGTAGCTTCGCTTTTATGTTTCGTAGTGCCGTCAAACGATAGTTAGTATCGTTCGACTATAGCACTACTCATCTGCCAAAAAGCGTCCCCCCCCTTCCCACTTAAAAAGAAAAAGAGTTTCTTTGATATTCCAAATTTTCGCCAAAAACTCCTTCGAGTTTTTTGTTGCGAAAATTTTGAAAAAGCCTTCTAATGGGTGGCTTACGCCACGGATTTTATAAGGGTAACCCTACTTTGTAGGGGCTTCAGGTGGGTCAAGGGAGCGGAACTACCTTGTCGCAAAGTGGGGCTTAGCTCCACTGAGAAGTAAAAAATAATATAAAACAACCATTTAGGTTATTTTACTTTTGCGAAAATTTTGAAAAAGTCTTTTAAGATTGCTGAGCTATGCTTAGTTTTAATAAAATCAATTTAAGCCAATCCAAGCTTGTAAATTAGGCTATCTCGCATTTGGTAATAATCATCTTTGTTAAGCTTAAAATATATACACTGATTATCTGTGTGGGTGGATTTGAAATTTAGCATTTTAGCCATGCGAATGGCGCGTTTATTTTCTAGTTTGCAATATGCTTTGAGCCATTTAAGCCCTAAAATTTCAAATGCCATATCATAGATAGCGCAGTATGCCCCAAGAGTAATCCTAGCCTCATCAAATTGCTTTGGTATCACCATAATCTCGCCAGGTATAGCGGTGCGATCTTGCCAATTAATTTGCTGAAAACAAAAATACCCAATAGCCACGCCACCCACAAAAGCCATATAGTAAAGCGAATTTGGCTGGTTTTGAATGGAGTTAAACCATTTTAATTGCTGCTCTTTTGTGATATGAGTGCCATTTTGGTTTAGCATTACTTTAGATATTTTTGGGTCATTTCGCCACTGGCGTAAAATCTCTATATCTTTTAGCTCTAATCTTGCGATTTTAACTCCATATCTGATAAATTCACTCATTCATCAAATCCAATATATCGCCAACTACTTTTAACTCTTTAAGCTCATCATAAGTAAGCGTATGGTTATAATCATCAGCTAGCATAACAATAGTGCTAATCTTACCCATAGAATCCCACTCGGCTAGTGAATCTAGCGGAGTTTGTGGGGTGATTGGCTCATCGCACTCTATGGTATCTTTGAATTTAGCTATCTTTTTATCCATCTTAATCCTTTATATAGTTATAATCGTCCCGCTCCACGCAAGACCGATACCAAATCCAGCTATTAATACCTTATTTGTAGATTTTATCTTGTTATTTTCAATGGCTCTTTTTAACGCTATTGGTATGCTAGAAGATGATGTATTGCCTACATTTTCTATATCAAATATAACCTTGGAGTCGTCTAATTTTAAGCTTTTGGCGATGGCTTTGAGTATCAATAAATTGGCCTGATGAAATATAAAATAGTCAATATCATCTAAATTTAGATTATTTGCTTTTAGGATTTGTCTAACTAAATTTGGAACCTCCCTAATAGCAAATAGAAATATCTCTGGCCCATTCATGGTAAGGGTATTTGATGTGGTTTGGGCGTTAAATGGATTTGCGTAGCCACCATATTTTTTATACATACTAAAAAACCCGCCCCCATCTGTGCCGCATATGATTTGACCTATTTTATAAGCGTTGCTATCATCGATTATAGTCGCACTTGCTCCATCGCCAAATAATATTCTTTGTGCCATATCGCTATTTTCAAACATTTTATAGCACATATCAGCCGTGCATAGCAATACTCTTTTAACGCTTTTAGAGATTATTAAGGATTTGGCTATTAATAGTCCGTGAGCGTAGCCACTACAAGCTATATTAATCTCCATGGCGTTTGTGCTTTTGGGTAAATTTAGTTTATTATGTAGCTGGTAGATCGTAGCTGGCTGGAGATAATCAGGCGATTGAGTGCAAAGCAAAAGCATATCTATACTAGCTGAGTCTATATCATACTCATTAATTAAATTTAAAGCCGCCTTAGCTGCTAGGTCGCTAGTAAGCTCATTTGGGGCGGCTTTGTGGCGATATTTTATCCCTGATTTTTGATAAATTTGCTCACAACTATACTCATCACTTTTAGCAAGACTAGCAAAGTAGCCATTATCTATAGTCTCATCTGGTAAGTAATAGGCTAGTTTCATGCTATTTTCCACTTAAATTTCATCATACCCCCCCCAGAGCTGATTTTGATACACTCTGCGGTGATTTTGCTAGATTGAGAACTTAGCAAAAATAGTACCGATTTGGCTACATCGCTAGGCTCTATTAAGCCAAGTGGCATTATCTCATTTAGCTTTGATTTGTGGGCTTCTTGGGATATGAAGTTATTTACAAAATCATCATACATAGGGGTATTTACATATAGTGGTGCGACGGCGTTGATCCTTACTCCTTTTTTGGCGTATTCTTTGGCTAGGCTTGATACGGCTGAGTTTAGGGCTGCCTTACTAGCTCCATATAGACTAAGTCCAGGCTCAGCGCCAAAAGCTGCCATAGAGCTAATGGCTACAATGCTAGTATCATTTTTGACATATCTATTATGCTTTAATGTAGCCTTAGCTAGAGCGAAAAATGTTAGTAAATTTATATTGATTAACTCGCTCATCTTATCTAAATTTAGATCACGAAGTAGCATTGGGCTTAGCACGCCAGCACTA encodes:
- a CDS encoding phage portal protein codes for the protein MFKFMKKQKKQKRKINFFNWRSTNPSLVKQNETYKLAINQDPDNANKILRSQARTISVSNSLASGFFEMITSEILGEQGLILDVTTGNQTLDKKIEDMYFNWESQCCPYGVYDFEDIEEMAVISFYRDGEVFIRLHKNSSLQIELIDANLIDNNYTNEAKNIKYGIERAKDSLKPIFYYVRKNDKELLKIPADEMIHIKKSLIPQQFRGISKMASSIIDIEDKDRLRSSELDRATLSSKITGFFIRKNDDSISFDEEDATTTELTLPTKAEVGKMSVLDEDMDVKFVDSHAPQNIEYYLKSTDREVARSLGVSYHTYTGDLREVNYSSIRQGTTSERRNFRRFQGFLRRKFHAPVFKAWCECELLNGAITTSEYKKVVSNFTFKPQGWEYIDPTKEVNANKVAIDSGFKSITEVLREKGI
- a CDS encoding phage major capsid protein, encoding MLDKLTWLENLSSNIDIPRDNSNIQAEFINEGASAAEQNTSFDTISLRPNTLSAKVTITRKMLLMSSIDLENYVYTQMRTAIRRKLETQLFYGKTIIKGIFEISGIPSIEGYLTAPTLAKTLEFSSKLYENEIDTTNVNFVLNGTSANTLRATSRENGTERKLLEGNDLQGYNILQSFAIKNGDIIFGDFSKIFAGSFGSLEVMLRLVSGGSIEIEAFFEVDMKLAKESAFVVSKTSA
- a CDS encoding GNAT family N-acetyltransferase, which gives rise to MSEFIRYGVKIARLELKDIEILRQWRNDPKISKVMLNQNGTHITKEQQLKWFNSIQNQPNSLYYMAFVGGVAIGYFCFQQINWQDRTAIPGEIMVIPKQFDEARITLGAYCAIYDMAFEILGLKWLKAYCKLENKRAIRMAKMLNFKSTHTDNQCIYFKLNKDDYYQMRDSLIYKLGLA
- a CDS encoding ketoacyl-ACP synthase III, translating into MKLAYYLPDETIDNGYFASLAKSDEYSCEQIYQKSGIKYRHKAAPNELTSDLAAKAALNLINEYDIDSASIDMLLLCTQSPDYLQPATIYQLHNKLNLPKSTNAMEINIACSGYAHGLLIAKSLIISKSVKRVLLCTADMCYKMFENSDMAQRILFGDGASATIIDDSNAYKIGQIICGTDGGGFFSMYKKYGGYANPFNAQTTSNTLTMNGPEIFLFAIREVPNLVRQILKANNLNLDDIDYFIFHQANLLILKAIAKSLKLDDSKVIFDIENVGNTSSSSIPIALKRAIENNKIKSTNKVLIAGFGIGLAWSGTIITI
- a CDS encoding SDR family NAD(P)-dependent oxidoreductase, with amino-acid sequence MEFENKTYIITGATSGIGKCVAKELAKSGARLLLLGRNLNSLNKLRDELNSPNNHDIAIFDSNKLDSIELAVAKFADKFKLNGFIHSAGVLSPMLLRDLNLDKMSELININLLTFFALAKATLKHNRYVKNDTSIVAISSMAAFGAEPGLSLYGASKAALNSAVSSLAKEYAKKGVRINAVAPLYVNTPMYDDFVNNFISQEAHKSKLNEIMPLGLIEPSDVAKSVLFLLSSQSSKITAECIKISSGGGMMKFKWKIA